The following proteins are co-located in the Hydrogenophaga sp. RAC07 genome:
- a CDS encoding 2-hydroxychromene-2-carboxylate isomerase, translating into MTPALKFHFDFISPFGYFGSLRIEELAARHGRTVEWHPMLLGISVMKVMGLKPLLDTPLKGPYTERDVLRYAREHGVPMQRQPRDPVMNPLACGRAMAWVNRHQPQRAAEVAHAIYGAYWGEGLDLSTPESLTPVVGDEVAHAAASEEAVALLRAEVDASLQAGVFGSPTVVVDGEPFWGIDKFEQIDRWLTRGGW; encoded by the coding sequence ATGACCCCAGCACTCAAATTCCACTTCGACTTCATCTCGCCCTTCGGCTACTTCGGCTCGCTTCGCATCGAAGAGCTCGCCGCGCGGCACGGGCGCACGGTGGAATGGCACCCCATGTTGCTGGGCATTTCGGTGATGAAGGTCATGGGCCTGAAGCCCCTGCTCGACACACCGCTCAAGGGCCCGTACACCGAGCGTGATGTGCTGCGCTACGCGCGGGAGCACGGCGTGCCGATGCAGCGCCAACCCCGCGACCCGGTGATGAACCCGCTGGCGTGCGGGCGCGCGATGGCCTGGGTGAACCGCCACCAGCCGCAGCGCGCGGCCGAGGTGGCGCACGCCATCTACGGCGCCTACTGGGGCGAAGGGCTGGACCTCTCCACCCCCGAGTCGCTGACACCTGTGGTGGGTGACGAGGTGGCACACGCCGCCGCCAGCGAGGAAGCCGTGGCCCTGCTGCGCGCCGAGGTCGACGCCTCGCTGCAGGCCGGCGTGTTCGGCTCACCCACCGTGGTGGTGGATGGTGAGCCGTTCTGGGGCATCGACAAGTTCGAACAGATCGACCGCTGGCTCACCCGGGGCGGTTGGTAG
- a CDS encoding TRAP transporter substrate-binding protein: MTFLSRRTALLALGAIAAVTMGGTAMAQTVTLRLHQMLPPQATIPAKALIPWAQKVEAESGGKIKVQLFHAMQLGGAPPQLFDQAKDGIVDLTWTVLGYTPGRFNKTEVFELPFMSGSAEQSSRAIQEYVEKFAADEFKDVKLIAVHTHGPGLFHTKSPVTGLESLRGMKVRGGSRVINNMLTKLGATPVGMPVPAVTEALSKGVIDGTTIPWEVTPALKVSELVKNHTTFAGKEGLYTQTFAFSMNKASYDKLPADLKAVIDKNSGIETAAMFGRAMDEGDKVGLGIAQRAGNNIVALDLAETQRWRRTAATVETDWINEMKGKNIDGAKLVSEARALIAKHSK, from the coding sequence ATGACTTTCCTCAGCCGCCGCACCGCACTGTTGGCCCTGGGCGCCATCGCCGCCGTCACCATGGGCGGCACTGCCATGGCCCAGACCGTCACCTTGCGCCTGCACCAGATGCTGCCGCCGCAGGCCACCATTCCCGCCAAGGCCCTGATCCCCTGGGCGCAGAAGGTGGAAGCCGAGTCCGGCGGCAAGATCAAGGTCCAGCTGTTCCACGCCATGCAGCTCGGTGGTGCGCCACCGCAGTTGTTCGACCAGGCCAAGGACGGCATTGTCGACCTGACCTGGACAGTGCTGGGTTACACCCCGGGCCGCTTCAACAAGACCGAGGTGTTCGAACTGCCATTCATGAGCGGTTCGGCAGAGCAGTCGTCGCGCGCCATCCAGGAATATGTGGAGAAGTTTGCGGCCGACGAATTCAAGGACGTGAAGCTGATCGCCGTGCACACCCACGGCCCGGGCCTGTTTCACACCAAGTCGCCGGTGACCGGTCTGGAGAGCTTGCGCGGCATGAAGGTGCGAGGCGGTTCGCGCGTGATCAACAACATGTTGACCAAGCTGGGCGCCACGCCCGTGGGCATGCCGGTGCCGGCCGTGACCGAAGCCCTGTCCAAGGGTGTGATCGACGGCACCACCATTCCCTGGGAGGTGACGCCGGCGCTGAAGGTGAGTGAGCTGGTGAAGAACCACACGACCTTCGCCGGCAAGGAAGGCCTCTACACGCAGACCTTCGCGTTCTCGATGAACAAGGCTTCCTATGACAAGCTGCCGGCGGACCTCAAGGCCGTGATCGACAAGAACTCCGGCATCGAGACGGCCGCCATGTTCGGTCGCGCCATGGACGAGGGTGACAAGGTGGGCTTGGGCATCGCTCAGCGCGCCGGCAACAACATCGTGGCGCTCGACCTGGCCGAGACCCAGCGCTGGAGGCGCACGGCGGCCACGGTGGAGACCGACTGGATCAACGAGATGAAGGGCAAGAACATCGACGGCGCCAAGCTGGTGTCTGAAGCCCGCGCGTTGATCGCCAAGCACTCGAAGTAA
- a CDS encoding TRAP transporter large permease — MTGIELAAWSFPVLLLLIFIRVPIGLSMLLCGLGGAWAIYGSYVPIFNQLKQVTYSTFSNYSLSVIPLFLLMGQFAALGGLSQALFKAAEAWIGHRKGGVAMAAVGACAGFGAICGSSLATAATMGQVALPELKRAGYAGGISTATLAAGGTLGILIPPSVVLVIYAILTEQNIAKLFLAAFVPGILAALGYMIVIAIYARVKPQDVGSMPPMPMKERWAATAKVWPVMLIFVAVVGGIYSGLFTPTEGAAIGAFGTGLAAWMGGGLNRKTLLGAVLGTAVATGMIFMIVLGAGLYNTFLALSQLPQETAQMVAASGLNPWLVLVAILVLYVILGCFMDSLSMILLTIPVFFPIVTVLDFGLSPEEFAIWFGILVLIVVEVGLITPPVGMNLFVINSMAKDTPITQTYRAIMPFVASDMIRTAILVAFPGITLFVLRL; from the coding sequence ATGACCGGTATCGAACTTGCGGCCTGGTCGTTCCCGGTCTTGTTGCTGCTGATCTTCATCCGCGTGCCCATCGGTCTGTCCATGCTGCTCTGCGGCCTGGGCGGCGCCTGGGCCATCTACGGCAGCTACGTGCCGATCTTCAACCAGCTCAAGCAGGTGACCTACAGCACCTTCTCGAACTACTCGCTGTCCGTGATTCCGCTGTTTCTGCTCATGGGCCAGTTTGCTGCCCTGGGGGGTTTGTCGCAGGCGCTGTTCAAGGCGGCCGAGGCCTGGATCGGTCACCGCAAGGGCGGCGTGGCCATGGCGGCCGTGGGTGCGTGCGCCGGCTTTGGTGCCATCTGCGGCTCTTCGCTGGCCACCGCTGCGACCATGGGCCAGGTGGCCCTGCCCGAGCTCAAGCGCGCCGGTTATGCGGGCGGCATCTCCACCGCCACGCTGGCCGCCGGTGGCACGCTGGGCATCCTGATCCCGCCCTCGGTGGTGCTGGTGATCTACGCCATCCTGACCGAGCAGAACATCGCCAAGCTGTTCCTCGCGGCGTTTGTGCCCGGCATCCTGGCCGCGCTCGGCTACATGATCGTGATTGCCATCTACGCCCGCGTGAAGCCTCAAGACGTGGGCTCCATGCCGCCCATGCCGATGAAGGAACGCTGGGCCGCAACCGCCAAGGTGTGGCCGGTCATGCTGATCTTTGTGGCCGTGGTCGGCGGCATCTACAGCGGCCTGTTCACGCCCACCGAAGGTGCGGCCATCGGAGCGTTCGGCACCGGTCTGGCGGCCTGGATGGGTGGCGGCCTGAACCGCAAGACCTTGCTGGGCGCCGTGCTGGGCACGGCGGTGGCCACCGGCATGATCTTCATGATCGTGCTGGGCGCAGGGCTCTACAACACGTTCCTGGCGCTGTCGCAACTGCCGCAGGAAACCGCGCAGATGGTCGCGGCCTCCGGCCTCAACCCCTGGCTGGTGCTGGTCGCCATCCTGGTGCTGTATGTGATCCTGGGTTGTTTCATGGACTCGCTGTCCATGATCCTGCTCACCATCCCGGTGTTCTTCCCCATCGTGACCGTGCTCGACTTCGGCCTCTCGCCCGAGGAGTTCGCCATCTGGTTCGGCATCCTGGTGCTGATTGTGGTGGAGGTCGGCTTGATCACACCGCCGGTGGGCATGAACCTCTTCGTCATCAACTCGATGGCCAAGGACACGCCCATCACCCAGACCTACCGGGCCATCATGCCTTTCGTGGCCAGCGACATGATCCGAACCGCCATCCTGGTGGCGTTTCCAGGCATCACCTTGTTTGTGCTGCGGCTCTGA
- a CDS encoding TRAP transporter substrate-binding protein, whose product MTFLKRRNAVVALAALAATTLAGSALAQQTITLRLHQFLPSTATIPARAIAPWARKIEAESGGRIKVQMFHTMSMGGTPPQLFDQARDGVADITWTVLGYTPGRFNKAEVFELPFMSGKAEPASRAFHEYVEKFAADEFRSVKLLAAHTHGPGLFHTKSPITGLESLRGMKIRGGSRVINNMLTKLGATPVGMPVPAVTEALSKSVIDGTTIPWEVTPSLKIADLVKNHTTFAGPQGLFSQTFALSMNRASYDKLPADLKKVIDNNSGVETAAFFGRAMDEGDKVGLEVAQKAGNNIVTLDAAETKRWQTAATAVEADWVNEMKGKKIDGAKLVAEARALIAKHSK is encoded by the coding sequence ATGACTTTTCTCAAACGCCGCAACGCCGTCGTGGCCCTGGCTGCTTTGGCCGCAACCACCCTGGCGGGCAGCGCCCTGGCCCAGCAGACCATCACGCTGCGCCTGCACCAGTTCCTGCCGTCCACGGCGACCATTCCCGCGCGCGCCATCGCCCCTTGGGCCAGGAAGATCGAGGCCGAATCGGGTGGCCGCATCAAGGTGCAGATGTTCCACACCATGTCCATGGGCGGCACGCCACCGCAGCTGTTCGACCAGGCCCGCGATGGGGTGGCCGACATCACCTGGACGGTGCTGGGCTACACGCCCGGGCGCTTCAACAAGGCCGAGGTGTTTGAACTGCCGTTCATGAGCGGCAAGGCCGAGCCGGCTTCGCGCGCCTTTCACGAGTACGTGGAGAAGTTCGCCGCCGACGAGTTCCGCTCGGTCAAGCTGCTGGCCGCGCACACGCACGGCCCGGGCCTGTTCCACACCAAGTCGCCGATCACGGGCCTGGAGAGCCTGCGCGGCATGAAGATCCGCGGCGGTTCGCGCGTGATCAACAACATGTTGACCAAGCTCGGCGCCACACCCGTGGGCATGCCGGTGCCGGCGGTGACCGAGGCCTTGTCCAAGAGCGTGATCGACGGCACCACGATCCCGTGGGAAGTCACCCCGTCGCTCAAGATCGCCGACCTGGTGAAGAACCACACCACCTTCGCCGGTCCGCAAGGCCTGTTTTCACAAACCTTTGCGCTGTCGATGAACCGCGCCAGCTACGACAAACTGCCCGCCGATCTGAAGAAGGTGATCGACAACAACTCGGGCGTGGAAACCGCGGCCTTCTTCGGCCGTGCGATGGACGAGGGCGACAAGGTGGGTCTGGAGGTGGCGCAAAAGGCGGGCAACAACATCGTGACGCTGGACGCTGCCGAAACGAAGCGCTGGCAGACCGCTGCGACGGCGGTGGAGGCCGACTGGGTCAACGAGATGAAGGGCAAGAAGATCGACGGTGCGAAGCTGGTGGCCGAAGCCCGTGCCCTGATTGCCAAACACAGCAAGTGA
- a CDS encoding 5-methyltetrahydropteroyltriglutamate--homocysteine S-methyltransferase, which yields MTLRSHPPFRADHVGSFLRPAYLLEARDQFFNQKSISAEQLRAVEDRAITEIVKFQADVGLSSITDGEFRRTYFHIDFLEQLGGVKTDIPVTIVRPDGTEELAPPVIRVIDKVRHAKNIQLADFQFLKAQVEALGKPGLTPKVTIPSPTMLHFRGGRAGISKVAYPELDPEFYDDVAKAYGEELQSLADAGCTYVQMDDTNMAYLCDERMREAARSRGDDPNELPHRYAQFINKVVAHKPAGMTLAMHLCRGNFKSTHAAAGNYEPVAEALLSEMKLDAFFLEYDDDRSGDFRPLRYLSKDKIVVLGLVTTKFGQLETKDALKRRIEEAAKYAPLDQMCLSPQCGFSSTVHGNNIAMEDQRRKLALVVETAQEVWG from the coding sequence ATGACATTGCGCAGCCACCCGCCCTTTCGCGCCGACCACGTCGGCAGCTTCCTGCGCCCGGCCTACCTGCTCGAAGCGCGTGACCAGTTCTTCAACCAGAAAAGCATCTCCGCCGAACAACTCCGCGCGGTGGAAGACCGGGCCATCACCGAGATCGTGAAGTTCCAGGCCGACGTGGGCCTCTCCTCGATCACCGACGGTGAATTCCGCCGCACCTACTTCCACATCGACTTCCTGGAGCAGCTCGGCGGCGTCAAGACCGACATCCCGGTCACCATCGTGCGCCCCGACGGCACCGAAGAGCTGGCACCACCGGTGATCCGCGTGATCGACAAGGTGCGCCACGCCAAGAACATCCAGCTGGCCGATTTCCAGTTCCTCAAGGCGCAGGTGGAAGCGCTGGGCAAGCCCGGCCTCACACCCAAGGTGACGATTCCCTCGCCGACCATGCTGCACTTCCGCGGCGGGCGCGCCGGCATCAGCAAGGTGGCCTACCCCGAGCTCGACCCCGAGTTTTACGACGACGTGGCCAAGGCCTACGGTGAAGAACTGCAAAGCCTGGCCGACGCCGGCTGCACCTATGTGCAGATGGACGACACCAACATGGCCTATCTGTGTGACGAGCGCATGCGCGAAGCCGCCCGCAGCCGCGGCGACGACCCGAACGAACTGCCGCACCGCTACGCCCAGTTCATCAACAAGGTGGTGGCGCACAAGCCCGCCGGCATGACGCTGGCCATGCACCTGTGCCGCGGCAACTTCAAGAGCACGCACGCTGCAGCCGGCAATTACGAACCGGTGGCCGAAGCGCTGCTGAGCGAGATGAAGCTCGACGCGTTCTTCCTCGAATACGACGACGACCGCTCCGGCGACTTCCGCCCTCTGCGCTATTTATCCAAAGACAAGATCGTGGTGCTCGGCCTGGTGACCACCAAGTTCGGCCAGCTGGAAACCAAGGACGCGCTCAAGCGCCGCATTGAAGAAGCCGCCAAATACGCGCCGCTCGACCAGATGTGCCTGTCGCCGCAGTGCGGTTTCTCCAGCACGGTGCACGGCAACAACATCGCGATGGAAGACCAGCGGCGCAAGCTGGCGCTGGTGGTGGAAACCGCCCAGGAAGTCTGGGGCTGA
- a CDS encoding TRAP transporter small permease yields MIGFIYRLANWLAIAGGLVLTAITLMIVVSVSGRALIDVGLGPVPGDFELVEIGTGIAVFFFLPWCYLKGGHATVDLLYMHMPAWAQRAVVAISDVLMLLVWLVLTWKLWEGMLEKREYLETTFILAMPMWWAYAVCLVGAVVGCLCYLAKTLTQLGLAKEPAGWTVDANAGH; encoded by the coding sequence ATGATTGGTTTCATCTACCGCCTGGCCAACTGGCTGGCCATTGCCGGCGGCCTCGTGCTCACCGCGATCACGCTGATGATCGTCGTCAGCGTCTCGGGCCGTGCACTGATCGACGTCGGCCTGGGCCCCGTGCCCGGCGACTTTGAACTGGTGGAGATCGGCACCGGCATCGCCGTGTTCTTCTTCCTGCCCTGGTGTTATCTCAAGGGCGGCCACGCCACGGTGGACCTGCTCTACATGCACATGCCGGCCTGGGCCCAGCGGGCTGTGGTGGCCATCAGCGATGTGCTGATGCTGCTGGTCTGGCTGGTGCTGACCTGGAAGCTCTGGGAAGGCATGCTGGAGAAGCGCGAATACCTGGAGACCACCTTCATCCTGGCCATGCCGATGTGGTGGGCCTACGCGGTCTGCCTGGTGGGTGCTGTCGTGGGCTGCCTTTGCTACCTCGCCAAGACGCTCACGCAGCTGGGTCTGGCCAAAGAACCCGCGGGCTGGACGGTTGACGCCAACGCCGGCCACTGA
- a CDS encoding Bug family tripartite tricarboxylate transporter substrate binding protein: MNSQPSTIRRTLLGAALSLAALAVGPVHAQAAFPSKNVRIVVPFAAGGVGDLTARIVAQKLAELLGQSVVIENRPGAGGVVAADTVARAEPDGHTMFLMSNGTAVTAGLFKSLPFDTVKDFTPVSTLGYFDIAVVVPATSPHKTLGELVAFGKANPGKLNVGSINIGSTQNLAAELFKSTAGIDAQVVPFNGTPALIGAIRGQQVDVAVEILAPMLTQIQGGAVRALAVTGEKRSIVLPDVPTALEAGVKDFVASSWNALAVPSKTPRPVVDRLQRDIATTLADPGVREKLRGLNIDARSSTPEQTAALLASDIRRWSGVIERAGIPKQ, from the coding sequence ATGAATTCGCAGCCTTCCACCATCCGCCGCACCCTGCTGGGTGCCGCCTTGTCCCTCGCGGCCCTGGCGGTCGGGCCTGTCCATGCGCAAGCTGCGTTTCCGTCGAAGAACGTGCGCATCGTCGTGCCGTTCGCGGCCGGAGGCGTGGGCGATCTCACCGCGCGCATCGTGGCGCAGAAGCTCGCCGAGCTGCTGGGCCAGTCGGTGGTGATCGAGAACCGGCCCGGTGCCGGTGGCGTGGTGGCGGCCGACACGGTGGCGCGCGCCGAGCCCGACGGCCACACCATGTTCCTCATGTCCAACGGCACCGCGGTCACCGCCGGGCTTTTCAAGAGCCTGCCGTTCGACACGGTGAAAGACTTCACGCCGGTTTCCACGCTCGGCTATTTCGACATCGCCGTGGTGGTGCCCGCCACCTCGCCCCACAAGACGCTGGGCGAGCTGGTGGCCTTCGGCAAGGCCAACCCCGGCAAGCTCAACGTGGGCAGCATCAACATCGGCAGCACGCAGAACCTGGCGGCCGAGCTGTTCAAGAGCACCGCCGGCATCGACGCGCAGGTCGTGCCCTTCAATGGCACACCCGCGCTGATCGGTGCGATCCGTGGCCAACAGGTGGACGTGGCGGTGGAGATCCTCGCGCCCATGCTCACGCAGATTCAAGGCGGCGCCGTGCGCGCCCTGGCCGTGACCGGCGAGAAGCGCTCCATCGTGCTGCCCGACGTGCCCACCGCGTTGGAAGCCGGCGTGAAGGACTTCGTGGCCTCGTCGTGGAACGCGCTGGCCGTGCCGTCGAAGACGCCGCGCCCGGTGGTGGACCGCCTGCAGCGCGACATCGCCACCACGCTGGCCGACCCGGGCGTGCGCGAGAAACTGCGCGGCCTCAACATCGACGCGCGCTCGTCGACCCCCGAGCAGACCGCCGCGCTGCTGGCTTCCGACATCCGCCGCTGGAGCGGCGTCATCGAGCGCGCCGGTATCCCCAAACAATGA
- a CDS encoding LysR substrate-binding domain-containing protein, translating into MDLKQLEYFVRVAELGSFTRASMALNVAQPALSRQVRLLEVELRQNLLVRNGRGATPTEAGKLLLAHGRGILHQVERAREELGRVRGALAGRVAIGLPPSLARVLTVPLTRAFRAKLPEASLSISEALSVTMLEWLTTGRLDIAVLYNAQPVAEIEIHPLRDEELLLIEPRPPGLSEDPPTAIGLREVAELPLVIPSRPNAIRMQVETEMANIGCRPNVALEIDGVSAILDLVADGAGAALLSRNAVASSIRPSAYRMRSVQPPLKTRLCLATSSQRPATLTQQKTLELIRQTLDALDAR; encoded by the coding sequence ATGGACCTCAAGCAACTCGAATACTTTGTGCGTGTGGCCGAGCTCGGCAGTTTCACCCGGGCCTCGATGGCGCTGAACGTGGCGCAGCCCGCGCTGTCTCGCCAGGTGCGCCTGCTCGAAGTGGAGCTGCGCCAGAACCTACTGGTGCGCAACGGCCGCGGTGCCACGCCCACCGAAGCCGGCAAGCTGCTGCTGGCGCACGGCCGGGGCATCCTGCACCAGGTCGAGCGCGCGCGCGAGGAGCTGGGCCGCGTGCGCGGTGCGCTCGCCGGGCGCGTCGCCATCGGGCTGCCGCCCAGCCTGGCGCGGGTGCTCACCGTGCCGCTCACGCGTGCCTTTCGCGCGAAGCTGCCCGAGGCCAGCCTGTCCATCAGCGAAGCGCTCTCGGTGACCATGCTCGAATGGCTGACCACCGGGCGGCTGGACATTGCCGTGCTCTACAACGCACAACCGGTGGCCGAGATCGAGATCCACCCGCTGCGCGACGAAGAATTGCTGCTGATCGAGCCGCGTCCGCCGGGCCTGAGCGAAGACCCGCCCACCGCGATCGGCCTGCGCGAGGTGGCCGAGCTGCCGCTGGTGATCCCGAGCCGACCCAACGCCATTCGCATGCAGGTGGAAACCGAAATGGCCAACATCGGCTGCCGGCCCAATGTGGCACTGGAGATCGACGGCGTGTCGGCCATCCTCGATCTGGTGGCCGACGGTGCGGGCGCCGCCCTGCTTTCGCGCAACGCCGTGGCCAGCTCGATCCGGCCCTCGGCCTACCGCATGCGGTCGGTGCAACCACCGCTGAAAACACGCCTGTGCCTGGCCACCAGCTCACAACGCCCGGCCACGCTCACACAGCAAAAAACACTGGAACTGATCCGCCAGACCCTGGACGCACTCGACGCACGCTGA
- a CDS encoding amidohydrolase family protein, producing MSLIIDCHGHYTTAPKALENWRNAQIAGIKDPAAMPKVADLKISDDELRESIETNQLKLMKERGSDITLFSPRASFMAHHIGDFNVSSTWAAICNELCFRVSELFPDHFVPVAMLPQSPGVDPATCIPELEKCVQQYGAVGINLNPDPSGGHWTSPPLTDKHWYPIYEKMVEHDLPAMIHVSTSCNACFHTTGAHYLNADTTAFMQLIQGDLFKDFPTLKFLIPHGGGAVPYHWGRFRGLAQEMKKPLLDTHLMNNVFFDTCVYHQPGIDLLNTVIPVKNVLFASEMIGAVRGIDPTTGNYYDDTKRYIEASKILSADDKHQIYEGNVRRVFSRLDSRLKAKGI from the coding sequence ATGAGCCTCATCATCGATTGCCACGGCCACTACACCACGGCGCCCAAGGCGCTGGAGAACTGGCGCAACGCACAGATCGCGGGCATCAAGGACCCGGCTGCGATGCCCAAAGTGGCCGACCTCAAGATCAGCGACGACGAGTTGCGCGAGTCCATCGAGACCAACCAGCTCAAGCTGATGAAGGAGCGCGGCAGCGACATCACGCTGTTCAGCCCGCGCGCGAGTTTCATGGCACACCACATCGGCGACTTCAACGTCTCCAGCACCTGGGCCGCCATCTGCAACGAACTCTGCTTCCGCGTGAGCGAACTGTTCCCCGACCATTTTGTGCCGGTGGCCATGCTGCCGCAGAGCCCGGGCGTGGACCCGGCCACCTGCATTCCCGAGCTGGAGAAGTGTGTCCAGCAATACGGTGCGGTCGGCATCAACCTCAACCCCGATCCGTCGGGCGGTCACTGGACCAGTCCGCCGCTGACCGACAAGCACTGGTACCCCATCTACGAGAAGATGGTGGAGCACGACCTGCCGGCCATGATCCACGTGAGCACCAGCTGCAACGCCTGCTTTCACACCACCGGCGCGCACTACCTCAACGCCGACACCACGGCCTTCATGCAGCTGATCCAGGGCGACCTTTTCAAGGACTTCCCGACACTGAAGTTCCTGATTCCCCACGGCGGCGGCGCGGTGCCTTACCACTGGGGCCGCTTCCGCGGTCTCGCGCAGGAGATGAAAAAGCCGCTGCTGGACACGCATCTGATGAACAACGTGTTCTTCGACACCTGCGTCTACCACCAGCCCGGCATCGACCTGCTCAACACCGTGATCCCGGTGAAGAACGTGCTGTTCGCCAGCGAGATGATCGGCGCGGTGCGCGGCATCGACCCGACCACGGGCAACTATTACGACGACACCAAGCGCTACATCGAAGCGTCGAAGATCCTGAGTGCGGACGACAAGCACCAGATCTATGAAGGCAATGTGCGCCGCGTGTTTTCCCGACTCGACTCACGCCTCAAGGCGAAGGGGATCTGA
- a CDS encoding substrate-binding domain-containing protein gives MSHPSTPPTPKTRLQGISSMATRQVLAELVAGYEAASDVSVAIESVGGVDAARRVQAGEAFDVVILASDAIDKLIAAGHLQPGSRVDLVRSGVAAAVREGTPVPDLGSEDAVRSAVLAARSISYSTGPSGVALAKLFERWGITGQIQGRTVQAPPGVPVASLVARGEVELGFQQLSELLGVAGIAIAGPLPPAIQIITTFSAGIPLRTDKTDAVRAMLAHMTAPAAADAKRRQGMEPA, from the coding sequence ATGTCCCATCCATCCACCCCACCCACGCCCAAGACACGCCTGCAAGGCATTTCATCCATGGCGACGCGCCAGGTGCTGGCCGAGCTGGTGGCGGGGTACGAAGCGGCGAGCGATGTGTCGGTGGCCATCGAATCCGTGGGTGGCGTGGACGCTGCCCGTCGGGTGCAGGCGGGTGAGGCGTTCGATGTCGTCATCCTGGCTTCGGACGCGATCGACAAGCTGATCGCCGCGGGCCACCTGCAACCCGGCAGCCGTGTGGACCTCGTGCGCTCGGGCGTGGCCGCTGCGGTGCGCGAAGGCACGCCGGTCCCCGACCTGGGTTCGGAAGACGCGGTGCGCAGCGCCGTGCTGGCCGCGCGCAGCATCAGCTATTCCACCGGACCGAGTGGCGTTGCATTGGCCAAGCTGTTCGAGCGCTGGGGCATCACCGGGCAGATCCAGGGCCGCACCGTGCAGGCCCCACCCGGTGTGCCGGTGGCGTCGCTGGTGGCGCGCGGCGAGGTGGAACTGGGCTTTCAACAGCTCAGCGAACTGCTGGGTGTGGCCGGCATCGCAATAGCCGGCCCTTTGCCGCCCGCCATCCAGATCATCACCACGTTTTCCGCCGGCATTCCGCTGCGCACCGACAAGACCGATGCGGTGCGCGCCATGCTCGCGCACATGACGGCGCCGGCAGCGGCCGACGCCAAGCGGCGACAGGGCATGGAGCCCGCCTGA